From a single Herbiconiux sp. SALV-R1 genomic region:
- a CDS encoding F0F1 ATP synthase subunit delta has product MGSATRVALGDARDRLAALGSQVDLATGEELFAAGRIIGDSSHLLGALSDPGAEPAAKAALVSRLFGPSYSAVTVGLLETVATSRWSTQSDLLAGIEEIGIRAVASSAPAGVAIDSELFEFARAVSGASELELALGSKLGSTDQKRALVERLLGGRFSAQTVAIVRQLITQPRGRRIGELLRFASSVVADQSGSAVATVTTAAPLSAAQRGRLESALAGQYGRAVQVNQVVDPSVVGGVRIQIGDDVIDGSVATRINDLRLQLAG; this is encoded by the coding sequence ATGGGAAGCGCGACCAGAGTAGCCCTCGGAGACGCCAGAGACCGCCTCGCGGCCCTGGGCTCCCAGGTCGATCTGGCCACGGGAGAAGAGCTCTTCGCCGCTGGTCGGATCATCGGTGATTCGTCTCACCTGCTCGGAGCCCTCTCCGACCCCGGAGCCGAGCCGGCCGCCAAGGCCGCGCTCGTCTCGCGGCTGTTCGGCCCGTCGTACTCGGCCGTGACGGTCGGTCTGCTCGAGACGGTGGCGACCAGCCGCTGGTCGACGCAGAGCGACCTGCTCGCCGGCATCGAGGAGATCGGCATCCGTGCCGTGGCGAGCTCGGCCCCGGCCGGTGTCGCCATCGACTCGGAGCTGTTCGAGTTCGCGCGCGCCGTCTCCGGCGCCTCCGAGCTCGAGCTGGCCCTCGGGTCGAAGCTCGGTTCCACCGACCAGAAGCGCGCCCTCGTCGAGCGGCTGCTCGGCGGTCGCTTCTCGGCGCAGACGGTGGCCATCGTGCGCCAGCTCATCACCCAGCCCCGCGGCCGCCGCATCGGCGAGCTGCTGCGCTTCGCCTCCAGCGTCGTCGCCGACCAGTCCGGTTCGGCCGTAGCCACGGTCACCACCGCAGCGCCGCTCAGTGCGGCTCAGCGCGGGCGGCTCGAGTCGGCCCTCGCCGGTCAGTACGGCCGTGCGGTGCAGGTGAACCAGGTCGTCGACCCGTCGGTGGTGGGAGGCGTGCGCATCCAGATCGGCGACGACGTCATCGACGGCAGTGTCGCCACCCGCATCAACGATTTGAGACTTCAGCTCGCCGGCTGA
- the atpB gene encoding F0F1 ATP synthase subunit A, with protein sequence MATSDDGGFHGPSIEEFFPEVIFFAGTPFEINRIILIRFLAVLAIVLIFWIGTRRMKVVPGRFQSVVEMGLDFARVNIAEDLLGKKDGRRFLPLITTIFFMVLFMNITGIIPFLNIAGTSVIGVPLVLAVVAWVAFIYAGLKKHPGAFFKNALFPPGVPWPLYIIVTPIELVSTFVLRPITLTLRLLMNMVVGHLLLVLFFAATQFFFFTAGGLWSLFGVGTLAFGFVFTLFEILVAVLQAYVFALLTTVYIQLALAEEH encoded by the coding sequence ATGGCCACCTCCGATGACGGCGGTTTCCACGGCCCATCGATCGAGGAATTCTTCCCCGAGGTCATCTTCTTCGCTGGCACGCCGTTCGAGATCAACCGGATCATCCTCATCCGCTTCCTGGCGGTGCTGGCCATCGTCCTCATCTTCTGGATCGGCACCCGCCGCATGAAGGTGGTCCCGGGTCGCTTCCAGTCGGTCGTCGAGATGGGCCTCGACTTCGCGCGGGTGAACATCGCCGAAGACCTGCTGGGCAAGAAAGACGGCCGGCGCTTCCTGCCGCTGATCACCACGATCTTCTTCATGGTGCTGTTCATGAACATCACGGGAATCATCCCGTTCCTGAACATCGCCGGAACCTCCGTCATCGGTGTGCCGCTCGTGCTCGCCGTCGTCGCCTGGGTCGCGTTCATCTACGCCGGTCTCAAGAAGCACCCGGGGGCGTTCTTCAAGAACGCGCTGTTCCCGCCCGGTGTGCCGTGGCCGCTCTACATCATCGTCACGCCGATCGAGCTGGTCTCCACCTTCGTGCTCCGGCCCATCACGCTGACGCTCCGACTCCTCATGAACATGGTCGTGGGTCACCTCCTCCTGGTGCTCTTCTTCGCGGCCACCCAGTTCTTCTTCTTCACCGCAGGCGGTCTCTGGTCGCTGTTCGGCGTCGGCACCCTGGCGTTCGGCTTCGTCTTCACGCTGTTCGAGATCCTGGTCGCCGTGCTCCAGGCCTATGTCTTCGCCCTGCTCACCACTGTCTACATCCAGCTCGCGCTGGCTGAGGAACACTAA
- the atpA gene encoding F0F1 ATP synthase subunit alpha — protein sequence MAELTIRPDEIRDALKDFVAAYEPGKAATTEVGYVVDAADGIAHVEGLPGVMANELIRFADGTLGLAQNLDEDEVGVVVLGEFTGIEEGQEVTRTGEVLSVPVGDGYLGRVVDPLGNPIDGLGDIAAEGRRELELQAPGVMQRKSVHEPLQTGIKAIDAMIPVGRGQRQLIIGDRQTGKTAIAIDTIINQKANWESGDVNKQVRCIYVAIGQKGSTIASVKGALEDAGAMEYTTIVASPASDPAGFKYLAPYTGSAIGQHWMYGGKHVLIIFDDLSKQAEAYRAVSLLLRRPPGREAYPGDVFYLHSRLLERCAKLSDELGAGSMTGLPIIETKANDVSAYIPTNVISITDGQIFLQSDLFNANQRPAVDVGISVSRVGGDAQVKSIKSVSGTLKLELAQYRSLEAFAMFASDLDAASRRQLARGARLTELLKQPQYSPFPVEQQVVSIWAGTKGKLDEVPVEDILRFEAELLDYIGRTTDILTTLRETNKLDDDTVAALDKAVDQFKLEFQTGEGKPLASVGKEQFDATAKEDVGQEKIVKGRR from the coding sequence ATGGCTGAACTTACGATCCGCCCCGATGAGATCCGCGACGCTCTCAAAGACTTCGTCGCGGCGTACGAGCCCGGCAAGGCGGCGACCACCGAGGTGGGTTACGTCGTCGACGCCGCCGACGGCATCGCGCACGTCGAAGGACTCCCCGGTGTGATGGCCAACGAGCTCATCCGCTTCGCCGACGGCACCCTGGGCCTCGCCCAGAACCTCGACGAGGACGAGGTCGGTGTCGTGGTGCTCGGTGAGTTCACCGGCATCGAGGAGGGCCAGGAGGTCACCCGCACCGGCGAGGTGCTCTCGGTGCCCGTCGGCGACGGCTACCTCGGCCGCGTGGTCGACCCGCTCGGCAACCCGATCGACGGTCTCGGCGACATCGCCGCCGAAGGTCGCCGCGAGCTCGAGCTCCAGGCCCCCGGCGTGATGCAGCGCAAGTCGGTGCACGAACCCCTGCAGACCGGTATCAAGGCCATCGACGCCATGATCCCCGTCGGCCGTGGCCAGCGTCAGCTCATCATCGGCGACCGCCAGACCGGCAAGACCGCCATCGCGATCGACACCATCATCAACCAGAAGGCCAACTGGGAGTCGGGCGACGTCAACAAGCAGGTGCGCTGCATCTACGTGGCGATCGGCCAGAAGGGCTCGACCATCGCCTCGGTGAAGGGCGCGCTCGAAGACGCCGGAGCGATGGAGTACACCACCATCGTCGCCTCGCCGGCCTCCGACCCCGCCGGCTTCAAGTACCTCGCCCCCTACACCGGCTCGGCCATCGGCCAGCACTGGATGTACGGCGGCAAGCACGTGCTCATCATCTTCGACGACCTGTCGAAGCAGGCCGAGGCCTACCGCGCCGTGTCGCTGCTCCTGCGCCGCCCGCCGGGGCGTGAGGCCTACCCCGGCGACGTGTTCTACCTGCACTCGCGTCTGCTCGAGCGTTGCGCCAAGCTCTCCGACGAGCTGGGCGCCGGCTCGATGACCGGTCTGCCGATCATCGAGACCAAGGCGAACGACGTCTCGGCCTACATCCCCACGAACGTGATCTCGATCACCGACGGCCAGATCTTCCTGCAGTCCGACCTGTTCAACGCCAACCAGCGCCCCGCTGTCGACGTCGGCATCTCGGTCTCGCGAGTCGGTGGCGACGCCCAGGTGAAGTCGATCAAGTCGGTGTCGGGAACGCTCAAGCTCGAGCTCGCCCAGTACCGTTCGCTCGAGGCCTTCGCGATGTTCGCCTCCGACCTCGACGCCGCGTCGCGCCGTCAGCTCGCCCGGGGCGCCCGCCTCACCGAGCTGCTCAAGCAGCCGCAGTACTCGCCGTTCCCGGTCGAGCAGCAGGTCGTCTCGATCTGGGCGGGCACCAAGGGCAAGCTCGACGAGGTTCCGGTCGAAGACATCCTGCGCTTCGAGGCGGAGCTCCTCGACTACATCGGCCGCACCACCGACATCCTCACCACCCTGCGCGAGACCAACAAGCTCGACGACGACACCGTCGCCGCGCTCGACAAAGCGGTCGACCAGTTCAAGCTCGAGTTCCAGACGGGCGAGGGCAAGCCGCTCGCCTCGGTGGGCAAGGAGCAGTTCGACGCCACCGCCAAGGAAGACGTCGGCCAGGAGAAGATCGTCAAGGGTCGCCGCTAG
- a CDS encoding F0F1 ATP synthase subunit B yields the protein MLQAVLAATEGESTNPLIPAPYDIIWSAVCFVVILFFFWRLVLPRMKKLLDERAAAIEGNIEKADIAQREAEAALQQYTAQLAEARAEAAKIREQARVDAQRIGADIQAQAQSDAERVKSNAQVAIEADRQAALVSLRSEVGTLAIDLASGVIGESLSDDAKATALVDRFLADLEASGSAGADTSGKK from the coding sequence ATGCTTCAAGCAGTTCTGGCTGCGACCGAGGGCGAATCGACGAACCCGCTCATCCCGGCCCCGTACGACATCATCTGGTCTGCGGTGTGCTTCGTCGTCATCCTCTTCTTCTTCTGGAGGCTCGTCCTGCCTCGCATGAAGAAGCTCCTCGACGAGCGTGCCGCCGCGATCGAGGGGAACATCGAGAAGGCCGACATCGCCCAGCGCGAAGCGGAGGCCGCTCTCCAGCAGTACACCGCTCAGCTCGCCGAGGCGCGTGCCGAGGCCGCGAAGATCCGCGAGCAGGCCCGTGTCGACGCCCAGCGCATCGGCGCCGACATCCAGGCCCAGGCGCAGAGCGACGCCGAGCGTGTGAAGTCCAACGCCCAGGTGGCGATCGAGGCAGACCGTCAGGCAGCCCTCGTCTCGCTCCGCTCGGAGGTCGGCACGCTGGCGATCGACCTGGCCTCCGGCGTGATCGGGGAGTCGCTCTCCGACGACGCCAAGGCCACGGCCCTCGTCGACCGGTTCCTCGCCGACCTCGAAGCTTCCGGCTCCGCGGGCGCAGACACCTCGGGAAAGAAGTAA
- a CDS encoding MraY family glycosyltransferase, with product MRFYLLVALVSAVVSFGLSWVIYKLSHRYRLYPKIRERDVHTRPTPRLGGIAMFLGVVVAIGVASQISWFHLVFAEPGKVWAILGAAFIIVAIGVADDIWDLDWLTKLAGQIIAAGLLAWQGVQIVSLPIGGLTIGSSGMSLFITILAVVLVMNAINFIDGLDGLVAGVALVANGVFFLYSYLLARDTSPTDYFNLASLITAVLIGACAGFLPLNFHPAKLFMGDAGALLVGLLMATSAIAVTGQVDPAQLGRSQLFPAFLPILLPFAILVVPLLDFSLAVIRRLRAGKSPFSADRKHLHHRLLDMGHSHLQAVLIFYGWTAVISVGCLLLFVLTPYWLAFVFLGVGIVVCAAFTLAPLSPLKRREIAAQSADAGTLEADMKAGDDPLDAAADPIKEP from the coding sequence ATGCGGTTCTACCTCCTCGTCGCACTCGTCTCGGCGGTCGTCAGCTTCGGCCTGAGCTGGGTCATCTACAAACTCAGCCACCGCTACCGGCTGTACCCGAAGATCCGCGAGCGCGACGTGCACACGCGCCCCACCCCACGGCTCGGCGGCATCGCCATGTTCCTCGGTGTGGTGGTGGCCATCGGCGTCGCCTCGCAGATCAGCTGGTTCCACCTCGTGTTCGCCGAACCCGGCAAGGTGTGGGCCATCCTCGGCGCCGCCTTCATCATCGTGGCCATCGGCGTCGCCGACGACATCTGGGACCTCGACTGGCTCACCAAGCTCGCCGGCCAGATCATCGCCGCCGGCCTCCTGGCCTGGCAGGGCGTGCAGATCGTGTCGCTGCCCATCGGCGGACTCACCATCGGCTCGAGCGGCATGTCGCTGTTCATCACCATCCTGGCCGTGGTGCTCGTGATGAACGCCATCAACTTCATCGACGGGCTCGACGGCCTGGTGGCCGGCGTCGCCCTCGTCGCCAACGGCGTGTTCTTCCTCTACAGCTACCTGCTGGCCCGCGACACCTCGCCCACCGACTACTTCAACCTCGCCTCGCTCATCACGGCCGTGCTCATCGGGGCCTGCGCCGGGTTCCTCCCGCTCAACTTCCACCCCGCGAAACTGTTCATGGGTGACGCGGGGGCGCTTCTCGTCGGTCTCCTCATGGCCACCAGCGCCATCGCGGTCACCGGCCAGGTCGACCCGGCCCAGCTCGGCCGCTCGCAGCTGTTCCCGGCCTTCCTGCCGATCCTCCTGCCGTTCGCCATCCTGGTGGTGCCGCTGCTCGACTTCAGCCTCGCGGTCATCCGGCGGCTGCGGGCGGGCAAGAGCCCGTTCAGCGCCGACCGCAAGCACCTGCACCACCGCCTGCTCGACATGGGGCACTCGCACCTGCAGGCCGTGCTCATCTTCTACGGCTGGACCGCGGTCATCTCGGTGGGCTGCCTGCTGCTGTTCGTGCTGACGCCGTACTGGCTCGCCTTCGTGTTCCTCGGGGTGGGCATCGTGGTCTGCGCCGCGTTCACGCTCGCCCCCCTCAGCCCCCTCAAGCGCCGGGAGATCGCTGCCCAGTCAGCCGATGCCGGTACCCTCGAAGCCGACATGAAAGCCGGCGACGACCCGCTCGACGCGGCAGCCGACCCCATCAAGGAGCCCTGA
- the atpE gene encoding ATP synthase F0 subunit C, whose translation MGYGLAAIGPAIGVGIVVGKTIEGVARQPELAGRLQVLMYIGIAFTEALAFIGIATYFIFTN comes from the coding sequence ATGGGCTACGGCCTCGCAGCGATCGGCCCCGCCATCGGCGTGGGCATCGTGGTCGGCAAGACCATCGAAGGCGTCGCCCGCCAGCCCGAGCTCGCCGGCCGCCTCCAGGTGCTGATGTACATCGGTATCGCGTTCACCGAGGCGCTCGCGTTCATCGGTATCGCTACCTACTTCATCTTCACCAACTAG